A DNA window from Paraburkholderia sp. IMGN_8 contains the following coding sequences:
- a CDS encoding aspartate/glutamate racemase family protein — protein MSTSALQDNAYARLDFKLDDGICRRAAIGLVVLATDHTIEHEWRKLLTQDGVAFYESRVYNSADITPERLMEMDARIAPAVALIRPAERIDVVAFGCTSASMVIGEENVFARIREARPGVACTTPITAALAALRALGVQRAALLTPYVRAINDYMRDYIEARGVGVTRMASFEHANDNEVARIDAASLRAAVERLAQSADVDAVFVSCTSLRIAGLIPELEARIGKPVISSNYAMAWHALRLARVEDCEPHLGRLFAL, from the coding sequence ATGAGCACGAGTGCACTGCAGGACAACGCCTACGCAAGGCTCGATTTCAAACTGGACGACGGCATCTGCCGGCGTGCCGCCATTGGCCTCGTGGTGCTTGCCACCGATCATACGATCGAACACGAATGGCGCAAGCTGCTGACGCAGGACGGCGTGGCGTTCTACGAAAGCCGCGTGTACAACTCGGCGGACATCACGCCCGAACGGCTGATGGAAATGGACGCGCGCATTGCGCCGGCGGTCGCGCTGATTCGCCCTGCCGAGCGGATCGATGTCGTGGCGTTTGGCTGCACGTCGGCATCGATGGTCATCGGCGAGGAAAACGTGTTCGCGCGCATCCGCGAAGCGCGTCCCGGCGTCGCATGCACCACGCCGATCACCGCGGCGCTCGCTGCGTTGCGCGCACTCGGCGTGCAGCGCGCCGCACTGTTGACGCCCTATGTGCGTGCGATCAACGACTATATGCGCGACTACATCGAGGCGCGGGGTGTCGGCGTCACGCGTATGGCGTCGTTCGAGCACGCGAACGACAACGAAGTTGCGCGGATTGACGCCGCGTCCTTGCGAGCAGCCGTCGAGCGCCTTGCACAGAGCGCCGACGTGGACGCTGTTTTCGTGTCGTGCACGAGCTTGCGCATCGCCGGGCTCATTCCAGAACTCGAGGCAAGGATCGGCAAGCCAGTGATATCGAGCAACTACGCGATGGCCTGGCATGCGTTGCGCCTCGCACGTGTGGAGGATTGCGAGCC
- a CDS encoding branched-chain amino acid ABC transporter substrate-binding protein: MLAGTVPGLARSQGATIKIGVPVPLSGSSANAGQDIVNGAKLAAAKINAAGGVLGKQIELVPEDDACDAQTAVQAAQKLVDAGVAAVAGGYCSSAALPELTTFHRVGIPYVLDASTNPKLTEMGYENVFRTIGRDDEQGPFAANFIKNFLHAKRAAVINDNTTYSKGLADNTVEALKKNGVDVVYDDAITPGQMDYSPTLTHVASLKPDVIYYTGYFAEAGLLVKEARQLGLKMTLMGGDATNDPTLMKTAGPAADDMVITTAPLAQFLSAAHGYVDDYTKAYGQAPGPYSVYEYDAVGVTAKAIANAKSTAPAAISAALHKISGYQGVTGTIGFNPKGDRSNAVYIVITVRGGNFTPYQRLDASGHWVAMK, from the coding sequence GTGCTCGCCGGCACGGTCCCCGGTTTGGCGCGAAGCCAGGGCGCGACCATCAAGATCGGCGTGCCCGTGCCGTTGTCGGGCAGCAGTGCCAATGCCGGCCAGGACATCGTCAACGGCGCCAAGCTGGCCGCCGCCAAAATCAATGCGGCTGGCGGCGTGCTCGGCAAGCAGATCGAGCTGGTGCCGGAAGACGACGCCTGCGACGCGCAGACAGCGGTGCAAGCGGCGCAGAAACTCGTCGATGCAGGCGTTGCCGCGGTGGCCGGCGGTTACTGCTCCAGCGCGGCGCTGCCGGAATTGACGACCTTTCACCGCGTCGGCATTCCCTACGTGCTGGACGCGTCGACCAATCCCAAACTGACCGAGATGGGCTACGAGAACGTGTTCCGCACGATCGGCCGTGACGACGAGCAGGGTCCGTTCGCGGCCAACTTCATCAAGAACTTCCTGCACGCGAAACGTGCGGCGGTCATCAACGACAACACGACCTATTCCAAGGGCCTCGCCGACAACACGGTGGAAGCCCTGAAGAAGAACGGCGTCGATGTCGTCTACGACGATGCGATCACGCCCGGCCAGATGGACTACTCGCCGACGCTGACTCATGTCGCCTCACTGAAGCCGGACGTCATCTATTACACCGGCTATTTCGCCGAAGCCGGCCTGCTGGTGAAGGAGGCGCGGCAACTGGGCCTGAAGATGACGCTGATGGGCGGCGACGCCACCAACGACCCCACGCTGATGAAAACCGCCGGCCCCGCGGCCGACGACATGGTCATCACCACGGCGCCGCTGGCGCAGTTCCTGAGCGCCGCGCACGGCTATGTCGACGACTATACGAAGGCCTACGGGCAAGCGCCCGGCCCCTATTCCGTCTACGAATACGATGCCGTCGGGGTCACCGCAAAAGCGATCGCGAACGCAAAATCGACGGCGCCCGCGGCGATCAGTGCTGCCCTGCACAAGATCTCGGGCTACCAGGGCGTGACCGGAACGATCGGCTTCAACCCGAAAGGTG
- a CDS encoding D-amino acid dehydrogenase: MKSVVLGGGIAGVTAAWYLAKEGREVTVIDRQPGVALETSFANAGLVAPGHSYTWASPRAPKILLKSLFVEGQALRLKLNADPHMWIWCLQFLRNCTAERSRVNTTRKVRLCRYAQTQLQQLTAAENLQYDRISRGLLYLYRDEASFARGTQNMSILKDNGLPLKTLDAAQVVAREPALGAARDRIAGAIYCPTDESGDAHLFTRALKTACERLGVRFEFDSPISAIEASGDQIVGVHTPAGLVRGDEFVLALGSWSPIVARPLGYRLPVYPVKGYSATFPVGPDHRPPDLGGVDENHLVAWARFGQRLRFTATAEFAGYDTRHTPADFTTMLQAARELFPGGADYDSPSYWAGLRPMTPEGTPLIGRTRHRNLYLNTGHGHMGWTMSCGTAKLLVDIMAGRQPEIDMTGMTLK, translated from the coding sequence ATGAAAAGCGTTGTGCTGGGGGGCGGAATCGCAGGCGTCACGGCCGCCTGGTACCTCGCGAAAGAGGGCCGCGAGGTAACGGTCATCGACCGTCAGCCGGGCGTCGCGCTCGAGACCAGTTTTGCCAACGCTGGGTTGGTCGCGCCGGGGCATTCGTATACCTGGGCATCTCCACGTGCGCCGAAAATCCTGCTGAAGTCGCTTTTCGTCGAAGGGCAGGCGCTGCGGCTCAAGCTCAACGCGGACCCGCACATGTGGATCTGGTGCCTCCAGTTCCTGCGAAACTGCACGGCGGAGCGCTCCCGCGTGAACACGACGCGCAAGGTCAGGCTCTGCCGCTACGCGCAGACGCAACTGCAACAGCTGACTGCCGCCGAGAATCTGCAATACGACCGCATCAGCCGCGGCCTGTTGTATCTCTATCGCGACGAAGCGTCTTTCGCGCGAGGCACGCAGAACATGTCGATCCTCAAGGACAACGGCCTGCCGCTCAAAACGCTCGATGCCGCACAGGTCGTCGCACGGGAACCGGCGCTTGGCGCTGCGCGCGACAGGATTGCCGGCGCAATCTATTGCCCAACCGACGAAAGCGGCGATGCACACCTGTTCACCCGCGCCTTGAAGACCGCGTGCGAACGCCTTGGCGTGCGTTTCGAATTCGACTCGCCGATCAGCGCAATCGAGGCGTCCGGCGACCAGATAGTCGGCGTGCATACGCCGGCGGGACTCGTGCGAGGTGACGAGTTCGTCCTGGCGCTCGGTTCCTGGTCGCCGATTGTTGCGCGTCCCTTGGGTTATCGGCTACCGGTGTATCCGGTAAAGGGTTACTCGGCCACTTTCCCGGTCGGGCCGGATCACCGTCCGCCGGATCTTGGTGGCGTCGATGAGAACCACCTTGTGGCGTGGGCGCGTTTCGGCCAGCGGCTGCGCTTTACGGCAACCGCGGAATTCGCCGGCTATGACACCCGCCACACGCCCGCCGACTTCACGACCATGCTGCAGGCCGCACGCGAGCTGTTCCCCGGCGGCGCCGACTATGACAGTCCGTCCTACTGGGCCGGCCTGCGCCCGATGACGCCGGAGGGTACGCCGTTGATCGGCCGCACGCGTCACAGGAACCTGTATCTGAACACCGGGCACGGACACATGGGGTGGACGATGTCGTGCGGCACCGCGAAACTGCTGGTCGATATCATGGCCGGTCGCCAACCCGAGATCGACATGACAGGGATGACACTGAAATGA